The following DNA comes from Magnolia sinica isolate HGM2019 chromosome 18, MsV1, whole genome shotgun sequence.
AAAACAAAATGTCATTTTCAACTTTACAAGTCACTAGTGGTTATTGGTTGATTATGACTGCCTTACATTTACTATGAGAGGTATGGAGCAGAagttgttcctttttttttttttttttttttttaacaataagGAAGATAAGAGATATGAGTGTTGGGTTTTTTAGTTTTtgtgtaaataataataaataaataataattattcaCAATTGCTATTACATTGGCTTTCGCCATGTGAGGTTGACAACACCTCTTTTAATCTAACtccatcaccatcttcctcaaggataactactccgaatccaaggAGCTTCTCtgactcttcacagagacttctctaatccatgaggaaagaaaacaagaaaatagaaataaattctaataaatttgaaatttaattaattaatgaaataaacgagttcacaaccctttaaatagggataccaagcaatgagagaaaaatcagaagcaaactataactaaaactttttaaaatttgtaacttactataaatagtaaatttacttttatagtaagtgtcctatgtagcTCAAgcacgttattctcttaattattttaagcagtttttatgttggacacaactcctaaagcccagtggatgaagagttataatcaaactaaaacttactatctaCCGTAAAAATGGAACAAAAAATGGAATTtggccgttgatatgatggaatctcccaAATTCGACGTGGGTAATCTGGAATTGataggttggttggataaagtagctcatcctaccccaaaattatatatgatacGTTGAGTAACTCACTCCGGTCTGCAAGATATGCTTAatttaaggttctaatggtcttgatgacttctgcctctaatCAGGCCTTCTTTGTtccatcttggatatgaaagtgtTCACGACCTGCTTTACATCAAGCTCACACAATACATGTGACTTattcacgccgttcatccgtttcgccagcttattttagtgcatgatccaaaatatgaggtagatctaaagattaagtggaccacgtacaccacatgaaataatgaGAATTAAACACTtataattgaaaactttttggggctcccataagttttggattaagataatATCCATGTTTCCCCTTTTATCCATGTCtccgtgaccttatggataggttagatgacaaacaaacattaatgtgggccctaggaatgagAGAGCCTTCAACGGTGTTAGTCTTTAGGACCAATCTATTCCActtagagatttgaatctgccttgtTTTTTGGTTCGTGCCCTAAAATATGTGTAAAAATAATGAAGGtcatggataagtcacatacatcaagatggggctcaTAAATTTTAGGAAGCCCTTTTTAGACTGATTTTGGATGAGGAAGTGTTCGTTGATTTCCATCTCTTGCAAGCATAGCCAGAAGTAATAATATCTTATTTTTTATGCACGAGGGAATTTAAAATCCAACACTCCCTGGAGGGAACAGTAACTTGTCGAAATGAAAGTGGGAGCGGATCAAGTGTTAATATGGGGTGAAACGTTTGCTCCATCCGCATGCGTGCAGAAGTTATCCAAGTGGGCCTAACAGCTTTCACATGCCGAATATGTACTCAAATCATCTCTGACGGGTGTGATGCATGCCAATGATATGCCGCCATGTCAGAGGTAACTTGggcaacacctaatccactccttttTTCAACTGTCGTTTTATTATCTGTTTTACAAGTGTATTAGGTAACACTAAGGTCGGGGTGTTACCCTAATAACCCCGACATGGTGTTATTTCACTTGCATACAAAAGCAGTTAAGAGTAGTCGATTAACCTTCATAGGTCAAGAAGGATCGGTCACATTAGAGGTAACAAATTACACCTTAGTCAGTGTTACCCAGATAACattattttattatatgtttTGTGGAAGTGGATTAGGTAACACTAAGGTCGGGGTACTACCTCAATAATCCTGATGTGGCATTATTTCACTGGCATACAAAGGCAGTCAAAGTGGTCCATCAACTTTCACAGGTCAAGGATATCGGCCACGTTGGAGGTAACAACTTAAAACCTAGTTGGAATTAGCCGGATAACACCAAATCCACTCTCAGATATTTGAAGGTGCATGGACAAGTGGGCTTACGACATAAACTGACTTATGTCTTGTATCGCCTGGCCCAGTAATTTAATGGCTCCATGGACTTTACGTACAAGACACCGCTTTTTGCTTCAATAATCAGCCACCTAAGGGCCTCTTCACGTGCGTCCACTACTTTGGATTCTTGCAATTATTACTACCCATTTGGACGCCGACAGGGAGATATTACCACTAGCGGTCGTGGTCGTCTGTCGATGTGTAAGGCGCTATGGGCCCAACGTAATGTGCAtgccatgccgtccattcatttaccCACTTAAATGagtatgaatccaaaaatgaagcgcGCGGATTAGGTAGCCTtttcggagctcgggacaggcggaggctccgagggccactgaggggccactgtgatgtatgaattttatccataccgtccatacaaATTTTCATATAATTCTAGAGTTTTATTCCAAAAAAatgatgatccaaatctcaaatgggccacacggtgGGTGTTAAATTCTGACCGTTGCAAATTTCTTAGggaccacggaagttttagatcaagacgGTATTTGTTTTGTCACGTCATCCAAttatatatgaccatatcaacaggttggatggaaattaaaggacacggtggaccctaagaaggtttcaatggtggatgtccttGGCACAGCTGCttcttgtggtttggtccacttggagACTTTGAtcttccttaattttttttttcagtactgtaaaataatatgaaaaaatggatggacggtgtggataaaagtcatTCATTACAGTGACCTCTCAGTGGACttcggagcctccgcctgtccggagctccgaacaggcgggggtagtacccaatctgcgccCGAAAATAAATGGGATGTGAAGCTTGAGTAGGCAACACCACCggaaacaatggtaatttaatgccttttttttttttcaacacacacacacccaccccacacactcacgctggtggaatttcaccacattcCGTCCAATCATTTCCCCACTAATGAATGAGATGTGAAGCTTGAGTTGACAACActaatgctcaccattaaaaacttggtaGAGCTACAAAAGCTATGGAtcacactgatatttgtgttttccttcatcgaAGCTTgggtggccttatcaacaggttggataacaaataaacattagatggaccctaaaaaggtttcaacagtggtgtcattgtccccaccttttcctgtggtgtggtttaagCCTTtgaccctaaaataagttggaaaatagatggacggcgtggatataaaacacattaaTCACATTGCACCCAACAGCACATCAACGCACCACCTCCACCAAATCCGTCGTCCGCCCACCTGTGTGTCGTTCGCACTTATTAGTTGCCGTCACGGGTATGAACGCGCCGCCTCTGGCCACGAGCGACAGTTATGtcggcgggcccaccgtgatgtatatgtttatccatgctgtcaacCCATTCTTTCAACCATTTTTAGGTATGTGCCCAAAAACAACCAAATCCAACGATAAAGTGAATCACAccaaagggacgcggattgcgtcctaccccgacTGCCGCCAGCTGAGAACGAGGAGCAATGagtgtccaccgtgatgtatgggtattatccacactgtccatctttttttttttttttttttcacatcattaaagggtgtaagcccaaaattgagatagatccaatcttcaagtggaccacaccacaggaagcagcagtgataatgattcttatcattgaaatttttttggggcgcaccatgttgtttattttccatctaacctattcataaagttacatagaccacaaatatcagctgcatccaaaacttctgtccccTAGAAAGTTTTCAGCAGTAAGAGTTTAATGTTCGTGTATagtccatttaagttttggattcgAGTCATTTTTGTGCATGTGGGCTGAAATAATggtaaaaaatagatggacagtatggataagacccatatatcacCACTCAAAGCTACTGCCCGTTCCCAGAtacgggtgggggtaggacgcaaccgCGCATTTAATGTAACAAAGTTTATTATTTagttggtccacttgagttttgtattgaCTCATTTTTATGCATGATTGAGAGAAGGGATTGACTGTGTGAAAAACATATACGTTACCGCGGGCCACCCGCAGAACTGCCCATTCGTGGCTAGAGCCGGGTGGAGTAGGACGCAGTATGTGTCCCACCTTACCCAGCATGGTGCAGCGCTGactgtgaggctcaccttgatgtatgtatagtatatccgtgccatccattcatttcctTATATCATTGTTATTCTAGGGCATGAGacataaaatgaagcagatccaaatctcaggtggaccatactataaggaaacagttgtgattaacaattaaaaatttattgtgggccacaaaagttttggaccaagctgatattcgattttccccttcatccaggtcattgtgaccttatcaacaggttagatggcaaataaactttacagtgatccctaggaagtttttaatgttgagcGTTCATTCATCAGCgattcctgtagtgtggtccagagatttggatctgtttcgttTTTgttctcatgtactaaaatgatatggggaaacgggtggatggcatagatagaatatacatacatcaaggtgggccccactgtgagagCTGTGCCATGTTGGCCGGTGAGGCCAGACGGCACCAAATCCACTTCCCACAACGTGCCACTCAGAATGACCATCATGTGTGCGGTCCAGATGTTGAGATGGTCCCGAAGAAGGTTGTGCAGAAGGGATGATTCTGGCCATCCATATTTATAGCTGAATCATGAATGTGTACCATTGAAAAGATTCTATTCAACTGCTCATCTTCAACACTaggaatgaatggttaggatcaaatTCAATGTAATTATTGGAACATAATCTTCGACACAGTTACTGGAGGATGAGTGGTTCCGATCATTGTACCATCTTTGCATTCGGATCCCACTTGCAAGGTTTGAGCATTGTACAGTGACGAAGAATTCCATGGTCCATGCACATGTATACAAACCTCCCATATATATCACTTCCCACGGATAAAATCACttataacccaaaaatcagactgaagGAATGAATCCAAGTTTCTAACAATCTATTGGTGGACACCTGTTGGACGTTTAAATTGTTCACTAATTCTGATTATAACCGGGACCAGATCTGATCAATCCCATTTTGGGGCTACACCTTTTCTACGGTGGATCCAAATACACAACTGTATGGGCGTTTGGATTTAGGTGCAGGTATGGCACACGTACAGTGGTGGAGTGTACACATAGAGGTCTCACAGTACAGCCGCAGACTCATCAGAGGGGTAGGCGTGACATACAAGCCGTCCAATCTAGAATGTCCAAAAAGTGGTCCACCGGTGGACGGATCATGGTATCAATGGAGCGAACCAACGTCTCTCCAAGCGCGGCCCGCATTGTGAATCCTAGTCTCAGGCTTCGCTGGGCCAAACAAAACAGGCCCGAGCTTCATGATTTTGCACGGCTGGAGTCCCGAGTCAAGCCCAAGTCGAAGCCGGTTTGCTCAGGATCTTGGCCGCTTATTAGTGGTGCCTCATCATGCCCTTGAACTAGGCTGATTAAGAACCCcctacgcggattgcgtactgacaacCTCAGGAGcaaggtggctactgacagtTCTGTGTGTGGGTCCCCAGAATGATGTGTGTTTCcttatctaccccatccatccatattttttttttcttcagattATTATATGTTatttgctcaaaaatgaagcatatccaaatctcatatggaccacaccccaggaaagagtagtgattgaacactcaccatttaaaatttcctatggcacaaaagttttggtttaagctgatatttgttttttctcccaggtgtgcgtgacctaatcaacaggctggatgacaaatagacgTTACAATGAacactatttttcttttttaaaatgatgggcattcaatctttactgtttttttgtggtgtggtttgcTCAAGATTTAGATATCCCTCATTTCTAAAATCATGCTATATAATGATCAtcattaaaaatatatggacggcttgAATGAAGCACATGTATATCATTCAGAGCCACAGAACATTGATCAGTAGCCACCTGGGTACCGACTCTGCCAGTATGCAATCCGTGTCCCCTCAGACCTGGTGTATCGGAAAAGCTTGGGTGATGCCAGAAATCTCGATCGGCCAGCTTTAATCCTAGCAGAAAATTTTGCAAGACAATATTGTATATGACAGCGTCAATAGCGAGGTGGGCTACCAACAGTACTCTGTGGatcctaccatgatatatgtgtcctatccatgccatccatccatttcaagatcattataaagcatgagcccaaaaatgagggtgatctaaatctcgagtggaccacaccacaagaaaatagtgatgattaaatgctcacaattaaaaacatcttagggttcattgtgatgtttatttgtcatcctctTATTAATTTGGTTACATGtacctaaatgaagagaaaacacaaataataagtttttaatggtgggtctcgaacacaagacctctccCATGGGCCCTACGAGACCCTCTGCTTTGATACTAATTTAATGCAAGACAATTAAGTACTTGCTCCAAACGCTCAAAcggttagagtatggtgaattaatccatttatctcatagtccagattccacatctcatgagttagaacctcggccgaacctcccCTCGTGGGCtctaaatcacatgggccgcccaccctgagtgtgtccctgcatcccacgggctaccccactcgagaccggtgtgaaaatacccttgcattagATTTGAATTACATATAAGCTTTTCATTATTTTTCCTCTAATATACAAGTTCTGTTTGGAGCTAATAACTTCACCTATTACTTCTTAGACCAGTTGCCATCTTCTCTAGCGACCTTGACATTCACCGTTAATGGCCAACAATGTAAGTTgggcatttatttttcatctttcaCTTTAGCTCAAATGCAAGCGGTTTTAAATTTCTAGATATACACTTATAGGACCTGCATCACTTTTTCACTCGTGTCTAACATGAGTTAGCAAAATttttggagtggatttctcatggacaCGGATTGCTTAGAAAACCCTTTCACAAGTGGGCTTAATGATGTGTGTGAGAAAATCTacctcatccatctatttttccacatCCGGTTGGACATTGGCTTAAATGAAGGGAAATCCAAAACTAAGTAGGAAAAAGTAGGCAGGGAATTGCCTAAGTTGAAACCTCcgttgaaccattgtgatgtttatatatatacCATCCATGCAGTTCATGCATTCATTCCTACAAAACACAAGAATATTAGCCCGATCTAAAACACAGATGCactacaaatgtttcaatggtgaaggTACACCGTGGCgctacaaatgtttcaatggtgaaggttcaattctcattgttcccgtcgtatggtccacatgagtccTGTGTCTGcctcatgtcttcacatgattcgaAAAAACGGATAGactagtggatttctcacaaacatctcggtgggccccatctagcttCCTGTCTCTGCCGAAGCCTTTTCTtaagcaatccgcgtccattgctCGCCCACAtcacctgtgggccccacctagcttcctgtctCTGCCCGAAGGCTTTCGTAGGCAATCCACATCCATTTCTCGCCGACATcaccggtgggccccacttaacaaTTTTCTCGCTGTATTATTAGGAAAATCTCTCTCAAAATAAAATACTTACAAATGTTTATTATATATCTATAAaagtttaaaaatttaaaatatggcTAAAAATGAAGTACTTTGAACTTCCACTCGTTTATTTTGCATAAATGGCAATATTTTCAAGGCagaatagtgaaaaaaaaaatatttgtgttttcccttcatccaagtgggctcgtataaatatttcaatgggggTATCATTATCCTCATTACTTTACGTGAGGTGGTCCAATGTTGTTTTTTGCCTCATCTCctgaaatgattttgaaaaatggattcggTGGGCATCAGTCCTCGTTTCTTTATGTGCGGTGGTCCACTTatctttggatttatttcatttttggtctcgtactctaaaatgattttgaaaaatggatagacagtgtggatatcacacatcatggtagagTGCCACGTCAGCACATCGATTGCTACGTTATATAAACAGGGCACCGACTGTGAAAATAGGTATATCACCCAAGTCTAAATacgtatatatttttatttttcttttaaaaaatcagcTGACTTCATCTGACGTCATGATCCGGTGACGTGGACTAATAAGAGGAGTCCTTCAGCACAGACGATCCGCACTCAATATATCGTCTCCATATCTCATTCGAACATGCAACCACACAACACATACAATACCATGTCCTCACATCAGTCCACTGAAATTTCAGGCTTCATCTTCCACCCATGGTCATGGTGGTGCAACAGCATCGACCCCAAACACCAATTCGCAGGTGCATTAATCACCGTTTCCGCTCTAGTGCTCGTGATCGCATGCCACGCATGGGCCAAGATCAATTCCAGGAGGCCCGCATTGCCACCGGGTCCACGAGGTTTGCCATTGGTCGGGTACCTCCCGTTCCTCAAACCCGACATCCATCGCTCATTCACCGAGCTGGCTCAGACCTATGGCCCGATCATGAATGTTCAACTCGGCAGCAAGATTTGCGTTGTAATCAGCTCACCTGGCCTTGCCAAAGAAGTGCTTAAAGACCATGACGTCACGTTTGCCAACCGTGACACCACTGCCGCCGCGCTAGCCTTCTCGCACGGGGGTTCGGACATTGCGTTCAACTCCTATGGACCCGAATGGAGAATGCTACGGAAGGTGGCAGCACAAGAGATGATGAGCAGCTCCGTGCTTGATTCATACTATGAGCTGCGACGGCAGGAGGTTCGACAGACGGTGAGAGATTTGTATGCTAAGATGGGCACACCTATCAACATCTCCAATACGAATTTTCAAACAACTCTTAATGTGGTCACAAGCATGTTGTGGGGTGGGTCTCTCGATGTGGACGATAGACGTGCCGTCGGGGCTGAGTTTGAGCAAGTGATCCAGCAAGTCGTAGAGCTGTTGAGCATCCCCAACGTTTCGGATCTTTTCCCAGTTGTCGCATGGTTAGATTTACAGGGCGTTGTCCGACGGATGAAGAGGCTTTCAAAGTGGTTAGATCGGATCTTCGACTCAGTCATTGATCAACGGACCAGATTGAATGGAGTGGAAGAGAAGGGTAAGAGCAAGGATTTCTTGCAGTTGCTTTTGAAGCTGAAGGATGCAGAAGACCCGAAAACGCCACTAACCCTTGATCACGTAAAAGCCGTACTCGTGGTATGTATCTTTACTTTAGCTTCGCTTGCCTCTAAAgagaagctttgatactctggtaaagtgtgatggatgatatgcaggcatttagaaatcacttaaaatttgcatAAGGGGaattaaaccatctaaattgtgggttTTTAGTTCAGATATGggagagttatatgatactcaggcggTATAAAgccacttgatatgcaggcagtCAGAATCTGTATACATGTCATCCCAGTAAATTAAGAAACCAGATTCTCCAAGTCACGATCCCAAAATCAGAAAATCAGATCATTTAAAAACCCTAACTAGTTTATTAATATAGGACCAttgtatattttcattttttaacggTTCAATAAATATCCACTGCTCTGatatcaaataataaaataaacatagCTTTTAGTTCATAATACATCGTTGGGGAACTTGGATAGACTGGAATGAAATTCGTGTAACCTAcccaattaattaggataaggTTTTGATAATTAGGAACCCTAATCTAAAGAGTTTAATTTGATTTGTATGCCAAACAAGCAAGCAATGTTTAAGTTCCTGTGAACAATCCATCACAGTTTGTTAGATGTAATATGAATAGTGTTTATGATTTTCTCttagatgtattatgaataaATGCTTAATTGACTATTGAAattgtggacatttaatggatggttgaaaataaaaatatccaacggtcctatttcaaccAACAAGTGCACGTGAATAAATAGTTATAGTTTTGTTCAATCATTCTAATTTTGGAGTTTCACAAATTCGGTCGGTTTAGTTTTTATCAAACCTCTGTATATAGTACCAAACGCTATTATCTAAGATGCCAGAGATTTCTGAAGCTTGGTTCCATACACATATGTGGCATTTATGTccgaaatccacaccattcaattgTTGGGCCCTACTTTGGATGGGGTGTGGTCTAGCCATAAGCGCTACATAATTCTAACTGGATGACTGAGCGATAACATTAATTCAGTGGGAgaaaatggacagttaggatcatcGGGCCTATTTTTTATGATCGTCCATCACATATCGTGTGTGATATGTTCCTAAATTTTAAGGAAGTGACCGAAATGTTAATTTATGGAGCACCATTTGTCGTATGCATTGGATAGTGATAAGATGCAGGTCCACCACAAAGCCAGGTGGGAGAAGCCTACCATATCCGTCCAGCAGGTACGTTACTGTCGTCACTGTCCGCTGCACGGAACTCTTGGTGATGAGCACTGACCACTGGCCACTGGCTAGTGGCatgggagtagctaatccgtttcctatTTAGGGAGCGTATGACGCATGCATAAACGTCATATTCCATGGATAGGGAGATCTCAGAGGCAACTG
Coding sequences within:
- the LOC131232882 gene encoding flavonoid 3'-monooxygenase CYP75B137-like; protein product: MQPHNTYNTMSSHQSTEISGFIFHPWSWWCNSIDPKHQFAGALITVSALVLVIACHAWAKINSRRPALPPGPRGLPLVGYLPFLKPDIHRSFTELAQTYGPIMNVQLGSKICVVISSPGLAKEVLKDHDVTFANRDTTAAALAFSHGGSDIAFNSYGPEWRMLRKVAAQEMMSSSVLDSYYELRRQEVRQTVRDLYAKMGTPINISNTNFQTTLNVVTSMLWGGSLDVDDRRAVGAEFEQVIQQVVELLSIPNVSDLFPVVAWLDLQGVVRRMKRLSKWLDRIFDSVIDQRTRLNGVEEKGKSKDFLQLLLKLKDAEDPKTPLTLDHVKAVLVDLVAGSTDTTSTTVEWAMTKLIENPEIMRKVQEELDEVVGMNDTVEESHLPRLHYMRAVIKETLRLYPPIPFLVPRTPSQPCIVGGYMVPMGARVMVNAWAIHRDPEVWDNPLEFRPERFLSTSSKFDFNGNDFRYIPFGSGRRVCVGIPMAERMLMFVLAEMLHSFDWQLPEGTKLDLTEKFGIVLKKAIPLVVIPTARLWNPNLYT